DNA from Thunnus maccoyii chromosome 21, fThuMac1.1, whole genome shotgun sequence:
GCTGTGGAGGCTCTGGCAGGACTGGTCATAGGAAAAACTTTGGAGGAGATTGTGAGCGACTTCCGTGGATTTTACCGCCTCTTGACCAGTGATGGCCAGATGAGATGGGTAAGAGCAAACACACCACCAGTGATACACATAATGTGAAGCAGGTAACACTGAACTTCTCTTCATCCTCCCTGCTTCTAATAACAGTATCCCTTTTTTGTGCAGAAACTTGCAGTACTTTTCAAACATAATGAGATCCTTTCATGGATTTTACaaagtacttttttttaaagacaaaacacgTACTGTAAGCTGAAGGGGAAAAGCCTGACCTAGATTCAGACTCAGATTGGTAACAAAAATTGCCTAAAATCTTTCTCCATGGCTTCAAATTCAATTGTAACACACTAATCACTTTTATTGTAGCTCTTTTATCTcttatttctgttatttcatttattttcctacATCTTTATATCCATTAAATACttaatttttctgttgtttttccactttctgcctctttttgtgTGATCCCCTTCGGTTTCAGCGCTTTTTCTATTTAAGTTGTCGTCTTGTCTTGAGACAGCTCGGCCCGGAGAAAGGAGTGATCCACCTGGCCACCGCCGCGGTCCTGAACGCTGTGTGGGACCTGTGGGCGAGGGCGGAGGGCAAGGTGTGACCAATCAATGAGGCATTACAAGCAAACCACTGTTCCCTTTATAAGCATGACCCTGTATGACTCACAGCCTGTTGTcatcgttattattattattatttctttttttctgtagccGCTGTGGAAGCTTCTCGCTGACATGGTGAGTCACAGGAAATTTAGATGAGTATGAATTTGTGTCCTGGATGTGATCAGAAGGGAAATATTGTGTCTTGTGCGTGTGTTTATTCAGGATCCGAAGAAGATCGTTTCATGCATTGACTTCAGATACATCACCGATGTGCTAACAGAGCAGGAAGCTCTGGGTGAGATTGGTTTATAACATATAATATGTGCACGgtacagttgaaaaaaaaaaaagagattccTGCCTCCTGAGTGCAGCTGTCAAAGCAACACACTATTTTTGCTTCTCTTTTCTCATTCAGACATACTCGTGAAAGCACAGAAGGGCAAGCAGCAGAGAGGTGAGGGCGCTAAAAAGAGTCATTAATTACATGGCTGGATGGGATTTTGTGGAACGAAATTGCCTCTTTAGAAACTAACAGGAGTGCTTTTAGCTTGCATAAAAGGGCCGTACACCTCCACGATTTCTCTATTAAAGCGCACTTGTCAAGTATTTATTATCTGCATGGactgtttctttcttcctgcCAGAGGATCAGATGCTGAAAGAGGGTTATCCTGCTTACACCACCTCCTGCGCTTGGCTTGGATACCCAGACCAGCAGCTCAAACAGGTCTCTGTGGTATAAAACACATGCCATTTCTCAATTTggaaataatctttttttaaataacagtGACGGCTGTGTGTTTCTGAAGCTCTGCACAGATGCACTCAAAAGCGGTTGGACCAGGTTTAAGGTGAAGGTTGGCGCTGATCTAGAGGACGACATACGCAGGTGTCGTCTCATAAGGCAAATGATCGGACCCAGTAACACTCTGGTAAGGTTGTTTATGTCCAAACTATTGTTATTTACATTAGAGAACAGCTGactgaagtgtttttgtgtcagaTGATTGATGCCAACCAGAGATGGGATGTAGCCGAGGCTATCAGCTGGGTGTCCAGTCTGGCGGAGTTCAAACCTCTTTGGATCGAGGAACCCACGTCTCCAGATGACATCCTGGGTCACGCGGCTATTTCCAAGGTGTTTTATCATCCCGTTCTTTTGCTCATGTGTCTGCCTCAGTGTAAAGACTGTTAAAAAGATGTTTGGCCTTGTTGTTGCAGGCTTTGGCTCCTCTCGGGATCGGGGTGGCAACAGGGGAGCAGGTCAGAGGTCGTGCTTATTCTGCCAGAAATATCACAGGCTGATGAAATAATAATTTCTAGTTAAGTGACTGTTTCCTCTCCAGTGTCACAACAGGGTGATGTTTAAGCAATTTCTCCAGGCCTCGGCCCTGCAGTTTGTCCAAATAGACAGCTGTCGGCTGGGCAGCGTCAACGAGAACCTTGCTGTGCTGCTGATGGCCCACAAGTTCCAGGGTAAAAGTTGAGGCATAACAACGGTCACGCAAAGGGTAACATGCGGAAAGTGACAACATAAAGGTTTACTTTTATATGGAGTCCCGAAAGCGACaatataaagcttttttttttgtatggaGCCTCGAAAGTGACAAAAGTCAGTAAAAAgtcagacaaattaaaaatataacttgagtgtactCCAGTAAttcaaaacataatttatatttctgtttatctGTCATGAGTCGACtcctcagttttctttttttcgaGGGTCTTAGCACAAGTTTAATCCTCTATTTTCATGCAACATTTCTCATTTCGGACCAACCTCAGCCCTGGATATACACGGAATAGATGAATTAGAAATagataaaagttaaaaacttGTGCTAAGACCAAAAATAGGAAAACTAAGGAgctgaaaaatttaaaaaattaaaaagtaaaagataaaaacaagagtaaaatagttttaaattcACCAACAGATTAGTAGTTAAGTATAACTTAACTTTTTCCTTATTTAGCATTAATAGTCAATGTAACATCATCTGACATTGATTGGTTGGCATCAATCACTTATATTTTTGACACATCCATTAACTTTTTACtgctttttgtcagttttgtgcCTCCATAGTATTAGTATCCCCCaaattattaaaacatggtGATGATACACACCgcactgtttctttttctctagTGCCTGTTTGTCCTCACGCTGGAGGAGTCGGTCTCTGTGAGCTCGTCCAGCATCTGATTCTGTTCGACTACATCTGTGTGTCTGCGGACCTCAGTAACCGGTAACAGcagggtttgtttttgttgccaGTTTTGAGCTCTTGACTGTAGCTGATTAGAATATTAGACACAATaccacattattattttttttcagaatgtgTGAATACGTAGACCACCTCCATGAACACTTCACTTGTCCTGTGGAGATTCGTGACGCCCACTACATGCCCCCAAAGgtaagactgaaaaaaaatcaaaccttgTGTAATTCAGATTAAATCAGTTACTGTCAGAGGAAATTGTCTTTATAATCGTTTTCAGGATCCGGGATATTCTTGTGAGATGCTGGAATCGTCAGTGCAGAGACACAGATACCCCGAAGGAGACGAATGGAAGCTGTTGCACATGAAGAAATGAGGACTTCATCTTCAACGGTTCATCTAAACATGTTCAATGAGACGGGATTAAATTCAGTGAAAATCCCATCATCACAATAATAAATCAAGTCGTAATTGCATTAGGAAAACTGCATTTAACACTGTTAACCGTTTCAATTTCCAATTTTGGAATTGAACCTCTTAATTGCTACACTCGGTTTCCAGACATGTCAATAACATTTTTTGTACAAATCAAAGTTACAAAATTTCTTTATTTACACAATAAGATATTAGTtattttacaaatacaaaagtTTAAACTGATTTCGGACCTTCaacaactacaaaaaaaaaatccatttcaaATCCAGCTTTgttttaaagtagaaaaaaccccccaaaaaacacccaaatcacaaaaaaattcaccccttttttgtaatttgggtgaacagATTTTCAAGTGTGGCTTCGTTAAAAAGTGAAAGTGTGTAAATGAGAAGCAAAGTGAAGCAAAAATACTTCATAAGTGGAGTGTGACAGATTTGCTAAGGCTTCATATTTATGCATCTTCATGTTGGCTTTCACACAGCCATCTGCATCTTGATGGTGGGATGCGGGTTGTAGTCGCAGATTTCAAAGTCCTCTGCACGGAAATCATCGATACTCTCCACTTTTCTCAGGATCTTCAGCTTGGGGAAGGGTCGGATCTCTCTCTGGAGCTGCACGTTGAGAAAGTTTATGTAAGTTGAAAATCAAGCAGAAAACAAGGAGGTTAAAAACCTTCTTTAAAAACTAACCTACCTGTACTTTGAGAGGTTCAATGTGGTTGGTATAGATGTGAGCGTCTCCCAGGGTGTGAACAAAGTCTCCaggctgaagaaaaaaaaaaaagcacaacaggTGATTTAATGAACCACAACTGATGTACAGATTATCAAAAGAGTTTTGACAAGAGCCCTCACCTTGAGTCCTGTGATGTGTGCGATCATGTATGTGAGCAGTGCATAGCTGGCGATGTTGAAAGGCACTCCGAGGCCCATATCGCCCGAGCGCTGGTACAGCTGACACGACAGCTCACCGTCGCACACGTAGAACTGACAGAGGGCGTGGCAGGGCGGCAGAGCCATGTAGGGCAGGTCTGCGACAACACAGGAGCGagcaaaacttttaaaatttaattaaatagtaaatcattaaatcagatttaaaaagaGGGTAGTTTAGAGAGCAGCGTTAAATGGTTCAACTCAGGTTTAATTTCCGCCATCTGCTGCACCTTTGGGATTCCAGGCGCACATGATGATCCGTCTGTCCTCTGGGTTCCTCTTGATGGTGTCGATGACTTTCTGCAGCTGGTCGACACCTTGTCCTGTGTAATCTGTTGAAGGAagtgggggggggagggggatgATCGtttatgttctgtgtgtgtagctgcaTACCAAATGTGATCCTGTTTAGGGTTGCAAAACAAAGGAATTGTAgctgtttcattgtttttgtgtatctcaaatgaaaaaaaaaaaaggagttttCCATGTTGTTACAAAAAGGCATCCACTTAACTTTGTGTGGTTGTGTGGGCAGCATTTCCAAATGAGCACATTAAGTTTCTCAAAATGTACCAAAAATCTTTCCCTCTGGCCATAAAGTCTATTATAAAACACACTGACCTCTTTTACTGTGGCTATAGAGGCATTCTCTGTCTTATTTCTGTGATTTGTTTCTTTAACTACATCTTAATATCCATCTGATCTTAATTTTGCTGTCACTTTTAAGCTCTATTTAAACTACTGGAGCCTTGCAGAAAATTACAAATTGTGCTGAAGTCAAAAATAATATgtacaaaaaagagaaaagtgtgGAAACCTTCAAAAAAAGGGGAATGTGTGATTGTAAATGATGTGTAGCTCCCTAAATACAAAAAGACTGGATGTGATTGTGATAATAAAATACctgcatgcatgtttgtgtactCAGCGCCAAAGTGCCTCCACTGGAAACCGTACACGGGTCCGAGGTcgccctcctctctgtctgtgaaCCCGCTCTTGTCCAGGAAGTCCCGGGAGCCGTTGGCATCCCAGATCCTCACCCCTTTCTCCGAGAGCTCCTTGGCATTTGTTGATCCCTGAGACGAATTAAAGATTATCAGagcatttcaaaacaaaaagctgcatGTTGACTTAAAGGGTCAGtccacccaaattacaaaagacatttttttccctcacctAGTTTGTGGTATGTAGCCATGCAGGTAGTTTATGTTTTAGATGCCCAAAACAAAGTATGTTTGTGACTACATGTGACTACTACCAAAAACTACATGGATGACAAAAGAGGAAAGTCGGATCATGACCCTTAAAcgaaaaaaacagaagtaaatCTTTTCTCATCAGCCTCACCTTGATGAACCAAAGCAACTCTTCAAGGATTCCTCTCCAAAACACTCTCTTGGTCGTCAGCAAAGGAAACTGATCTACAAATAAACGGGAAGAGGTTATCAACAGAACGACAGCTGCTTTCACACACGCATCACAtcacaacacttttttttttttaactaacgGTACACTtccttaaaacaacagacaggtGCCCCAGAtcaacactgaaagaggttttccctCCTTCATACTGGCTATgatgaagcttatatgaggcttcagcagtctgagttagtcatatcaagttgatatctgtcacatttacagtcttttttagcatcaaattacctctttgtgtttccctgttgagctgcagggggagtataataacaaaaagaagaaatttggcattaaaaagattgtaactttgaaagatatccacttgattttattcatttagacgactgaagcttcatattagcttcagataaacgtttaaatatatttttgcacagaaggaggactgtggattttgaagGGATGTaatagtatgaacaggaggaaggattacaacaacaaaaaaacgtgtcagtgttcatttggacacctgactgttgttttaagacctAGTCCTTTAAGAACAATTCTGAATACacaacttttactttaatttgagtatttttacatggtaGTTTTTCCACTTTTACTTCAATAAAGGGCCTGAATAATTCTGTCACAATCACTCAAACAACAGATAAATACACATTACATACAGCTGCTCACCTCGGAGGCTGTATCTGGCCTGAGAACCGAACACAGACACGACTCCGGTCCCGGTGCGGTCCCCCTTTCTGCGACCGTTCTGCAGGATGAATTCAATCTGATCCAGATACCCGCGTTCATCACAGAAGAGACCAAACGtactcttcttcctcttttcctcctccgcCGCCACCACCTGCATCTCCTTCTGCTTCTCACCGCCGTCCTGTCGGAGCAGCTCCTCGGTGTGTATTTCTGAGGTGGCGGGCATTTTTGTGGATGAAAGTGtagctgtttttaaagctgAACTATCCGGGCAACTGTTTGTTCTGGCGGGCTCAGCACTGAAGTTTCCCGGGTAAACATGCCACGCCCACAGAGCGTCAACAGCCAATAGCGATCCGAGAACGCTTCCGGTAAAAAACGCCTGCTGACGCCTCATATAAGCGTCAGACCaatttttaaaagcatttttgcacataatgactgtgtggacacactgtggattttggcccccataacttacactgaaagtacatttgaaggggatcttttaacagccagaatgaacagcaggaatgattacagtgaggaaaacctctttcagtgttcatatggacacctgactgttgttttaagacagacttgaaaaattgtgaatctgacCATTAAGTGTCTTGGTAAAGGGGGCTACTTAAAATTTAGAAAGatagatatttaattttaaatgctTCAAAGAGGAGGTGATCAATAAAATCTACATTTGTGCAAGTCATATTTTGCAAGATATTCAACTTTTGTCTTCTGCAAAAAGATTGTAAAGACAATATTACTATATTAGAAAGTTGAGGTTTTGTTTTGCACAACTATAAATACAGATTGTTTTCCAAAACCTGAAGAAACTCTAAACCTAGAGAAAAACTCTTAATTAAGAAAGTTATTACACTGGACACATCATGCATAGTTATGATGATTTGTGACAAAAATAAGCAACAAATGAATGTCAAGAGCAAagtgtacatttttattaataaattcTAAAAATTAACATATATGAACAAAAAGCCCTGAGCATGTGTAGGTTTAGACATCTATAAAGTGCATTTTCAAGTTTTACAAAGGTGATTTTAAGTATTTCTGTAACCGGAGGAGAGTCTTATTCAGCGTCTGAAGGTCAAGGTGCTGAAATATTCAAGTTACTGCATTCctgtgtggagagaaaacataaaatagtttttaaagacaaataatttACCACAATTTAAAGTGATAAATGTGTACAAATAGTTGACTTGGTCTAAACCAGTAAACTTAAATATTCCCAAATGCTACATTGTATATGGATCCATTTAATCTTTTAACACAATGCTACAGAAAATAGGGGCTTATACTGAAGAAATGCTATGGGATTTGTTGTGGTGTAAACAATTAATGCACTAAACCACAATACTGCCTGAATCAGTACCTCTTATCTGTTGTTTGTGGAGCGTCAGAGCCTCCTGGGCTACATATTGCATGAAAATGGGGTCATCCACCTCCAGATCTGCCGGGACCAAGACGGTTATTGGGGCAGAGTCCAGTATGGTTACGACCACGCTGCTGTCAGCTTTAGGTGTGTTACTCTGTATCTGCTGTGGATTCACCTGGAAAATTGGGAAACCACATCAGCACGAAATGAAAATATAGATGAcaatatgatgaaaaataaaaaatgcaactTTCTGGCTCACCTGTCAAAGGCTgttaagctaaaaaaaaaaaaaaaatcctaccaAACAAGATCCTTGCCAGCCAAAAATAATCATATATTTTCTAATTCTATCTTGGaaaacattcaataaacagGATTGTTCATTCATGTAAAGGATCAAGTCTATTATCTATGACAGAATTCAATTAGGATTATTTTGAACGCACTTAAGCAAAGATTAATTACTTTATGAAGCTAAGAAATTCAAGTGTTGTTGCAGGTAGGATGAACAATAATcctttatttacatatatttggCAACCATGGTAACAACTTCccaaattaaatttattaaaataaactgaaatcaCTGCAGCAGTACCGTGATCACGTGGAAGATGTCATGTGGGCCCTCTGTGCTGTTGAACAGCTGGCTGACCCATCCGTACTTGTCATCCACATTGCTGAGCcacctctgtgtgtctgccGTGTGTTTCTGGACCAACTGCAGCCTGTCGTCGTACTGCTGACGGGAGGCGTTTAGCAGCATGTACATCTCCTCCATCTCAGAGTGCAACTGCTGGACACTCGGACACTCTGTAAGTGATACACATAAGATTTACATATAGGGAAGGTGTGTACGGTGACATCAGGgactgaaaaactgaacaagTGATTTACCTTTCAACAGATAATCCTCACATGTCTGGCACAAGCTTTGGAGCTGCCAGCACTCTGATGCTTGCCTGCGCAGTCGTCTGCACAGATGTCTGCTCTGGGACTGTCCGAAAGCAGAATACGATCCTGTTCCTTTGTAGATGAACACATAATAACAGATGAGAGCAAATGAAGAGAACAAACTTAGATATTTAACGTCATAGTACATCAGATAGCTGTACCTGGTTGCTGAAAATACTCCTCAGCCTCCTCTATCTCTTCAAACACATCAGCTACTGTGGTGCTGAATTCCTCCAGCACGTTCTTCCCAAAGTCATACACTGAATCAAGGATGTGATCCAGACTGACCGTCCTGAAGAAACCCGCACTCGAGCCGCTCTGCAAGACCGACAGCGGCCTGGGCTGCAGCTCTGTCGTGAAGGCCGCCAGGAAGGAATGTCCGAACACCTCTTGCATCTTCTTGACCAGATGGACGCTCTGGTTGTGCAGGAGGCTGatgtttgacagcagctggctgAACGACACGTCAGCCTGCAGCAGCTCCAGGTCGGCTTTGTCCTCCGCAAGCTGGTTCTGATCACCACCTGCGTCCTCCTCGTTTTGATTGTAAACATGATCTGTTGCTTCCAGCTGGGACGCCATTTTCCTGAAAAACTCCTCCACCTGGAGAGAGAGATTCACAGGACCAACATGTTTGGAGCTTGTTAAAAACCAGTCTGACTTTTACACTTTGGAAGATATTTTTACAGAACCGATAGAAGTCAGAccttgaaagaaaaagaggcgAATCCACGTCGACACACTGAGGAGAAGAAAGTCTTACAAGTGTCTTCAAGACAAGGGCGACACTCCTCAAAGGTCGATTTGGTTAAATCTTGACACTGCCATTCAGCTTCTTTGAGTTTCTGCTCTGTTTCCCTGGCCAGCTGCATCGCCCCCTGAAGGAAccccaaaacagaaaaagctcATTTCTGTCACACAAACATTGCCTCTTAATAGGCCAAAAAGGATAAAGATGCGGTTTGGGGCCCTGGCATGCAGCCTCATGTTTTActctgaaatgacagaaaacagatgaaTCTACAGACAGTTCATTTATCCCAACTGTAGTAAAACTACACCCACAACTCCCCAAACCAGCCCCACTCCCACATTCATTATTCACTGTCTGCTTTGAGGTTTCTCTTTGAGACTTTTCCGTTATGAGGCAAAAACATGTGGTAAAGATGTAACTGCCCAACTACAACAGTCATGTTGTGTGAAAAGTTATTGTACCAAAACACACGATGACTTAATGGTATTTTCATTGTGGGTTTCTTACATCAGCAATGATTACTGTAAGTATAGGTTTGCAGATGTCAATCAGGACAATGTCAATGTCAGAAAAGCACATTTTGTACCTTCGCCTTGTCGCTGCTGTGTCTCAGGGCGTCCATGAGATGTCTGtgcttctcttcttttttctccatCGTTTCCTTCACCTGCTTCACCCCGAGTAAAGCTCTCTTAATTTCCTCATTGACATATTGCTCCCCTGCATCCGACAGCTCTGCACACAAGTGAAACACACATGGTGAAGTTCTGTAACACTTTATCGTTGAGTTATTAGTAATATCGGTAAGTATTGTTTTTAGATTTACTTTTCAGCGTGTCCTCGCTAagtggaggagaggctgcagcgCAGAGCAGGACTTCAGTGATGCAGAGAATTTGAACAAGCAGCCGCCTCATCCTGTCTTCAGCTCTGTGAAGAAACTTACATGTTAATTAATACAACAGAAAGACATGCGCTTGCTACTAAACTCGCCACAAGGTGTCACCATTTCTCAAGCATTTTAAACTAGAGACTTCTTAAAAGTGAGGACAACAGTTAAGGGCAACTAATGTGACCTGTGGACAAATGTTAATTCTCAAGCCAAATAACATGATTACCAACAGGAACCCACATTAACTAAAGCTGCTGCAGTGGACTAGTCATCCGGGGATTGAGGCATAACATTACATAACAAGGACAAATGACCAAAATACAGTGCAATTGAATTAATAATTATGAATTAACAAAAATGCAAGCTACTATTTTAATCTTTCCTGAGTAAATGTTGTTCTTGTTCAATATATCTatcaacaaaattaaatgacagagagaaaaatacaataataatgcaaataaaagtCAGCACAAACTGGAAGAGAACTTACTTTTGTTGcacaaataattaaacatgtcATAAAGTAAAGTTGTTGGAAAGCTTTTCACCactttcactgaaaacacacaaactgttatctACCCCAACTTGCATGTATCCCAAAATCAGGATACTGAAAAATCAAAGTTGCATTTGAACAAACCGCTGTTGCACAGTGAATTATGAAGGCAAAACAGAATAGATATTTACCTCGAGAACTatgaaaacatcagcatccaggACAGGAGCAGAAGCttctgagagtgagagagagagagagagagagcgtccGCTTCTTCGAAGGATTGTTCTATTTTTATGGATCTACTCAGCAGCGCAGATCCTATTAGTGTGTTTGCATTACTGGTTATTAAGCTTTACGCGCACAGCATAACTACTAATCATCTTAAGATTGGCTTTAATGCACAGTAAACATAACATGCTCAATTATTGGCAAGTCTATCTCACTTAATTGTCTCTAACATACTCCGGAGCCCTCCTCAGGTGAAACTTTATGCTTTAATCTCTATCAGACTGACAGTAAGCCTTAGCTTCCTGCAGAGACCTGGCACACACTGGCATCGTCTAAGCTCTGCACTGAAGGCCacagcaggagcaggaggacGGCATGAACATATGCAAGCGTGCATGCTGTGCAAACACAGAGTAACCTTGGAGAGAAAACTAGTGTTTGCAAGTTACTACAAATCATGTTTACTGTGCCAGTTTTAATGTGTTCTGCacagtttttatgtatttggacattttgttgttttttttttactattttcaacCTCCATTGGTTTCCagtcatgtctgtatggtatGAAACACTTTTAAAACATGTGTGAGCTGTGCACTCCATTACAAGAAACATCAAATCTAAATACATTCTCGTCAATGTTACATTATTGTGGTGTGATAACGCAGCTTAATGGAAAATAACTAGAAACTGCATTACCTCTAAAAATGAGAACGtaacaaaatacattcaaattacTTACAAATGCCCGCAGCAACATGTTTTGTTAAATAGTTGGCTATGATTTGAAATATAATTCATAGCAGATGGGCTCAAAAAGGCTTCAAGGCtccagccttttttttttctgaagccATGACTGGACTTGTGAGTGTATTTTCAGGTGTATGTGCAGCCTGTTTAGGAgatgtgtgttaatgtaaaGATGGGTGAGAAATTAAAGTAACTATATAAAGTGTCTCGGCAGTGTTGGGCCTCTATAAGCTGCTCCAATGCTCCTTGACATACTGTAGATTCTACATGAACACCATCCTTCCTAAAGATATTTCCTCACTTAGTGTTTAGATGACGGTGATATCAAACCCGTTGCTCCAAAATCTCCCACAGGTGTTCAACTAGACTGGGATTTGGGGACTGTGAAGGCCGTAtcatatgattcacataatttttATACTCATCGAACCATTCAGTGACCACTTGTGTCTTGTATTTgtgatgtttctctctttcttgctttgtcttttcatttgttCCTCGTCTTTATATTTGATAAATATGGTAATCCATGGTAAATACTCTGCAGCACAAGCATGCctaaaagtacaaaaagtagCACATTAATCGATCTTAAAACTTACTTtttcataaaatcataaataaactCTCTtctaaatctgttttttcaacGTGACAGAATAATGAGATACAGTAAGGCAGCTCACTATCCCTCTAAAATGTCTGATAAATGTCCATATGACCTATGTAAGAGGTGAGAAATCAGcagaaattaataaaagatttctctaatattattaatataacaAACCTCAAGAGTCTTTTCAATGTTTCTTGTAAGCTTGTAGCTGACATAATCTAAAATATCCTTCATACTGTATCAGTACTTCGGGCCTCTACCACCAGCTTATCTCTCCTTACAGAATAATCTGAGTTGCCATTATTCTTATAACGATATCTAAACATGGCGGCGGCGTGGTAAATGTGGAATTCCTGTGTGCTCTCACAGCCTTCTGATAATCTGAGCCCTCTGCTGAAAGCCTTGACCCAGCAAATGAGGTCCCAACCTCATGAATGAGGATCAGCAGGAGTCTGGCTGTAAGATACCTGACCCTCAGCTGCTTTTTATCAGCTCACCACGATCTCTCTATCTGAGCCCTAATACCAGCCTGCTGCTCCAATTATAgccaacagtaaaataacaatTTTGAAGCCTTTAGGAAAACAAGTAATTAGTCGCTTTATCATGTGAGGCCTGTCTGGAATCTAATATGTAGAGGGAACGGGTCAAACTCGAGCTATTAACGCTGAGCCTGGGTTTGAAGGCGCTGTTATCCaaccaaagaagaaaaacagatctgtgtagggtttttttttcaaagctcaGAGGACTTCAGAGCTCAGACAGTTGCTGTTATCTGCATCTTTTCCTGGAAATCAATTGTTTTGAACTGAGCGAGTGTAAAAAGATTAACATCAGGGCCAGTGACACTAACCTGTACTGTTAAGatgagaaggggggggggggggggggggggggggggagtctgTCTAATTTCTTTGATGTTTCTCGTTTGTCTGGAAGGATGCAGCTGTTTTCTGCCTTTGATCAGTGATCTGCATCTGCAGGCCCGAGAGATTACGGACACAGGATCTGTTGGCATTATCAC
Protein-coding regions in this window:
- the enosf1 gene encoding mitochondrial enolase superfamily member 1; the protein is MLHKIINLTVRDVRFPTSLEQHGSDAMHTDPDYSAAYVTLDTDRGLKGFGLTFTLGKGTEIVVCAVEALAGLVIGKTLEEIVSDFRGFYRLLTSDGQMRWLGPEKGVIHLATAAVLNAVWDLWARAEGKPLWKLLADMDPKKIVSCIDFRYITDVLTEQEALDILVKAQKGKQQREDQMLKEGYPAYTTSCAWLGYPDQQLKQLCTDALKSGWTRFKVKVGADLEDDIRRCRLIRQMIGPSNTLMIDANQRWDVAEAISWVSSLAEFKPLWIEEPTSPDDILGHAAISKALAPLGIGVATGEQCHNRVMFKQFLQASALQFVQIDSCRLGSVNENLAVLLMAHKFQVPVCPHAGGVGLCELVQHLILFDYICVSADLSNRMCEYVDHLHEHFTCPVEIRDAHYMPPKDPGYSCEMLESSVQRHRYPEGDEWKLLHMKK
- the tyms gene encoding thymidylate synthase yields the protein MRRQQAFFTGSVLGSLLAVDALWAWHVYPGNFSAEPARTNSCPDSSALKTATLSSTKMPATSEIHTEELLRQDGGEKQKEMQVVAAEEEKRKKSTFGLFCDERGYLDQIEFILQNGRRKGDRTGTGVVSVFGSQARYSLRDQFPLLTTKRVFWRGILEELLWFIKGSTNAKELSEKGVRIWDANGSRDFLDKSGFTDREEGDLGPVYGFQWRHFGAEYTNMHADYTGQGVDQLQKVIDTIKRNPEDRRIIMCAWNPKDLPYMALPPCHALCQFYVCDGELSCQLYQRSGDMGLGVPFNIASYALLTYMIAHITGLKPGDFVHTLGDAHIYTNHIEPLKVQLQREIRPFPKLKILRKVESIDDFRAEDFEICDYNPHPTIKMQMAV
- the LOC121888393 gene encoding clusterin-like protein 1, with amino-acid sequence MRRLLVQILCITEVLLCAAASPPLSEDTLKKLSDAGEQYVNEEIKRALLGVKQVKETMEKKEEKHRHLMDALRHSSDKAKGAMQLARETEQKLKEAEWQCQDLTKSTFEECRPCLEDTCKTFFSSVCRRGFASFSFKVEEFFRKMASQLEATDHVYNQNEEDAGGDQNQLAEDKADLELLQADVSFSQLLSNISLLHNQSVHLVKKMQEVFGHSFLAAFTTELQPRPLSVLQSGSSAGFFRTVSLDHILDSVYDFGKNVLEEFSTTVADVFEEIEEAEEYFQQPGTGSYSAFGQSQSRHLCRRLRRQASECWQLQSLCQTCEDYLLKECPSVQQLHSEMEEMYMLLNASRQQYDDRLQLVQKHTADTQRWLSNVDDKYGWVSQLFNSTEGPHDIFHVITVNPQQIQSNTPKADSSVVVTILDSAPITVLVPADLEVDDPIFMQYVAQEALTLHKQQIRGMQ